A single Nicotiana tabacum cultivar K326 chromosome 5, ASM71507v2, whole genome shotgun sequence DNA region contains:
- the LOC107806294 gene encoding mitochondrial import inner membrane translocase subunit TIM14-1-like — MTTPLIVGLSVAAAAYAGRYGIQAWQAFKARPPTARMRKFYEGGFQPKMTRREAALILGVRESTPPEKVREAHRKVMVANHPDAGGSHYLASKINEAKDILTGKTKNSGSAF, encoded by the exons ATG ACCACACCATTGATAGTGGGACTGTCTGTTGCTGCTGCTGCATATGCTGGAAGGTATGGCATCCAAGCTTGGCAAGCATTCAAGGCCAGACCACCCACTGCAAGAATGCGTAAATTTTATGAAGGAGGTTTTCAGCCTAAAATGACAAGGAGGGAAGCAGCTCTTATTCTCGGAGTAAG GGAAAGCACGCCACCAGAGAAAGTGAGGGAGGCACATAGGAAAGTGATGGTAGCCAACCATCCAGATGCAGGGGGCAGTCACTACCTTGCTTCAAAAATTAATGAAGCAAAAGACATATTGACTGGAAAGACTAAGAACAGCGGATCTGCATTTTAA